In Porites lutea chromosome 1, jaPorLute2.1, whole genome shotgun sequence, a single genomic region encodes these proteins:
- the LOC140938009 gene encoding uncharacterized protein, giving the protein MKFLVICVSLVCASLPYSSRAKVLVSLNQYPTNPSAHIEAADEDEFRYQPKTVIKDWSVNAPYSYLGCGMKYQDGKLTVPTPGRYYIYAQLYFRNNGRVFIRVNYKVVTMVQPPVNDKDFHGTVHAGGVFNLNANDVITLTAHCYPDEKGPIIYMAPRHSYFGAFLI; this is encoded by the exons ATGAAGTTCCTTGTTATCTGTGTTTCTCTGGTTTGTGCCAGCTTGCCGTATTCCTCTCGAGCGAAAGTTCTGGTATCTCTAAATCAG taTCCAACAAACCCATCTGCTCATATCGAAGCTGCCGATGAGGATGAGTTTCGCTATCAACCCAAAACAG TGATCAAGGACTGGTCTGTCAACGCTCCCTACAGCTACCTTGGATGCGGCATGAAGTATCAAGACGGAAAATTGACGGTGCCTACCCCCGGACGGTACTATATCTACGCTCAACTTTACTTCCGCAACAATGGACGAGTCTTTATCAGAGTTAACTACAAAGTCGTGACGATGGTTCAACCACCCGTAAATGATAAAGACTTCCATGGTACCGTGCACGCTGGTGGGGTTTTCAACCTGAACGCTAATGACGTCATCACGTTGACTGCTCACTGTTATCCTGATGAAAAAGGACCTATAATTTACATGGCTCCCAGACACAGTTACTTTGGCGCATTTTTGATTTAA